A part of Drosophila ananassae strain 14024-0371.13 chromosome 2R, ASM1763931v2, whole genome shotgun sequence genomic DNA contains:
- the LOC6506670 gene encoding LOW QUALITY PROTEIN: leucine-rich repeat-containing protein 15 (The sequence of the model RefSeq protein was modified relative to this genomic sequence to represent the inferred CDS: substituted 2 bases at 2 genomic stop codons) translates to MSGRLAITMSFANLLGQTLGLLLLVLATVHVPGARGLANCPNGCECDDDTLMVNCGEGSLDVLPIALNPAIQRLVIKNNKLKTIDSSMQFYTQLTFLELSFNDMVTIPELSFKYHAKLQELHLDHNKIGQVSNKTFQGLSTISVLNLRGNLIAELEYRTFSPMVKLAELNLGQNRISHIDPHALDGLVSLRVLYLDDNTLTTVPGELTFQALPALAELYLGTNSFMTIPGGAFQDLKGLTRLDLRGAGLHNISGEALNGLEALRYLDLSDNRLAVIPTAALQILGRLEQLSIGQNDFEVIPSGAFSGLRELRQLELTGAQRLRRVENGAFSGNTNLEHLNLSSNKHLSEMPATALGGLPHLSTVVLKANQLGSLDEGLVPWADLQSLDLSENPFVCDCRILWLHRLLVSRNSSGQFASVNCAYPATVRDVPLAQLAEPILGCAHGAASKQAIIGILVVACAALITTLALLLYTCRRRIREMLKGHSALGRKEREYQKTFSDEEYMARPPGGIGGVHPSAGGYPYMGGSSRPIPVTELXLEAPPPPQLRGRGGASNAANAAAVQQLQVPSAVDQASSSFAQLSHIHYMTNNGAPRAQTPKTIHHSQQDMRLLASNGGKTLNVASLPRHRQTAAVVQESTLSHYSQPLANGIRLTQDHFNHNQPNHGYGGVYAKPCDAMTEPGYIHNNSHYSLPLDHDLPPSPTPTPPPPALPLRNGVGMALIHGNTTGRRSFNSSINNNNVATLSNNNHHGGPMGMVGVGNNNGSLRRYHXYPAKTCGTLGRTVIKSRPDPDIELHYFYKG, encoded by the coding sequence ATGAGCGGACGACTGGCAATTACCATGTCGTTCGCCAATCTCCTTGGCCAGACCCTGGGCCTCCTGCTCCTAGTCCTGGCCACGGTGCACGTGCCCGGTGCCCGGGGACTGGCCAACTGCCCCAATGGGTGCGAATGCGACGACGACACACTGATGGTCAACTGTGGGGAGGGCTCCCTGGACGTCCTGCCCATCGCCCTCAATCCCGCCATCCAGCGGCTCGTCATCAAGAACAACAAGCTGAAGACAATCGACTCGTCGATGCAGTTCTACACACAGCTCACTTTCCTGGAGCTGTCCTTCAACGACATGGTCACCATCCCGGAGCTCTCCTTCAAGTACCACGCCAAGTTGCAGGAGCTGCACCTGGACCACAACAAGATCGGCCAGGTATCCAACAAGACCTTCCAGGGCCTCTCCACTATCAGCGTGCTCAACCTTCGCGGCAACCTTATCGCCGAGCTGGAGTACCGCACCTTTTCGCCCATGGTGAAGCTGGCGGAGCTGAATCTCGGCCAGAACCGCATCAGCCACATTGATCCTCATGCCTTGGACGGCCTGGTTAGCCTGCGGGTGCTCTACTTGGACGACAACACGCTGACCACGGTGCCCGGAGAGCTGACCTTCCAGGCTTTGCCTGCACTGGCGGAGCTCTACCTGGGCACAAACTCCTTCATGACCATTCCCGGTGGCGCGTTCCAAGATCTCAAGGGTCTGACCCGCTTGGATCTGCGCGGAGCCGGACTGCATAACATCTCGGGCGAGGCTCTCAACGGCCTGGAAGCCCTCCGCTATTTGGATCTCTCGGACAACCGCCTAGCGGTGATTCCCACAGCAGCCCTGCAGATCCTGGGGCGCCTGGAGCAGCTTAGCATTGGCCAAAACGACTTCGAAGTAATACCCTCCGGAGCCTTCTCGGGACTTCGTGAACTGCGGCAACTGGAGCTCACGGGCGCCCAGCGTCTGCGGCGAGTGGAGAACGGCGCCTTTAGCGGCAACACCAACCTGGAGCACCTCAACCTGTCCAGCAACAAGCACTTGAGCGAAATGCCAGCCACCGCCCTGGGAGGCTTGCCCCACCTGAGCACGGTGGTGCTGAAGGCGAATCAACTGGGCAGCCTGGACGAGGGTCTGGTGCCTTGGGCCGATCTCCAGAGCCTGGATCTCTCCGAAAACCCCTTCGTGTGCGACTGCCGAATACTGTGGCTGCACCGACTGCTGGTCAGCCGGAATTCCAGTGGCCAGTTTGCTTCCGTAAACTGCGCCTATCCGGCGACTGTGCGGGACGTGCCCCTGGCCCAGCTGGCAGAGCCCATCCTGGGCTGCGCCCACGGAGCGGCCAGCAAGCAGGCCATTATTGGCATCCTGGTGGTGGCGTGCGCCGCACTGATCACCACGTTGGCGCTGCTCCTATACACCTGCCGCCGGCGCATTAGGGAGATGCTGAAGGGCCACTCGGCGCTGGGACGGAAGGAGCGCGAGTACCAGAAGACCTTCTCGGATGAGGAGTACATGGCCAGGCCACCGGGCGGGATCGGAGGCGTGCACCCGTCGGCCGGTGGCTATCCGTACATGGGCGGCAGCAGCCGCCCCATCCCTGTCACCGAGCTATAGCTAGAAGCACCACCCCCGCCTCAGTTGCGGGGTCGGGGTGGCGCAAGCAATGCCGCCAATGCGGCGGCGGTGCAGCAACTGCAGGTTCCCAGCGCTGTGGACCaagcctcctcctccttcgcCCAGCTCAGCCACATCCACTACATGACCAACAACGGTGCCCCGCGCGCCCAGACACCCAAGACGATCCATCACTCGCAGCAGGACATGCGTCTGCTGGCCAGCAACGGTGGTAAGACCCTGAACGTGGCCTCCCTGCCCCGCCACCGCCAGACCGCCGCAGTGGTGCAGGAGAGCACGCTGTCGCACTACAGCCAACCGCTTGCCAACGGAATCCGCCTCACCCAGGACCACTTCAACCACAACCAACCGAACCACGGCTATGGCGGGGTGTACGCCAAGCCGTGCGACGCGATGACCGAGCCGGGCTACATCCACAACAACTCCCACTACTCGCTGCCCCTGGACCACGACCTGCCGCCCAGCCCCACGCCCACTCCCCCGCCCCCGGCCTTGCCGCTCCGCAACGGCGTGGGCATGGCCCTCATCCACGGCAATACCACCGGACGCCGATCCTTCAACAGCagcatcaacaacaacaatgtgGCAACGCTGTCGAACAACAACCATCATGGCGGACCAATGGGAATGGTGGGCGTcggcaacaacaatggcaGCCTGCGGCGGTACCACTGATATCCGGCCAAGACGTGCGGCACCTTGGGCCGCACCGTAATCAAATCGCGGCCGGATCCGGACATAGAGCTGCATTACTTCTACAAGGGCTGA